One stretch of Acidobacteriota bacterium DNA includes these proteins:
- a CDS encoding sodium-translocating pyrophosphatase codes for MKPGTVLVMIPNAIKAGAKGLLERRTLLFIFATFAAVTGSASAALGQAREAAGGHQPGGEANLKLPDLSQVKFVGVDGHTLLLFGLIICVLGLLFGLVIYTHLKNLPVHKAMREISELIYETCKTYLITQGKFILVLEAFIAVIIAMYFGLLLKFEAVRVVVILLFSLVGIAGSYGVAWFGIRVNTFANSRTAFAGLAAKPYPLYAIPLKAGMSIGMMLISVELFIMLCILLFIPGDYAGPCFIGFAIGESLGAAALRIAGGIFTKIADIGSDLMKIEFKIKEDDARNPGVIADCTGDNAGDSVGPSADGFETYGVTGVALISFILLAVNEKAVGPNFQAIQVQLLVWLFVMRVMMVIASALSYFINEAMTKAKFKNADVMNFEMPLTRLVWITSIVSIAMTYVVSWIIIPALGDGTQWWKLSTIISCGTLAGAVIPELVKVFTSTNSGHVKAVVTSSREGGASLNILSGLVAGNFSAYWLGISIVGLMAIAYGFSTQGLGGLMVAPAVFAFGLVAFGFLGMGPVTIAVDSYGPVTDNAQSVYELSLIEQVPNIVAEVKKDFNMDVNFERAKHLLEENDGAGNTFKATAKPVLIGTAVVGATTMIFSIIMALTDGLTTNTESLSLLHAPFVLGLITGGAIIYWFTGASMQAVTTGAYRAVEYIKANIKLEGVERASVEDSKKVVQICTQYAQKGMFNIFLTVFFSTLAFAFVEPFFFIGYLISIAIFGLYQAIFMANAGGAWDNAKKIVEVELKQKGTPLHDATVVGDTVGDPFKDTSSVALNPVIKFTTLFGLLAVELAVKLTIDAGPMVSHLLAGAFFVVSMVFVWRSFYGMRIGSES; via the coding sequence ATGAAACCTGGTACCGTTCTCGTAATGATACCGAATGCGATCAAAGCAGGCGCGAAGGGCCTTCTTGAGCGTCGCACATTGCTATTCATCTTCGCGACGTTTGCGGCTGTGACCGGTAGTGCGTCGGCCGCGCTCGGACAGGCTCGTGAGGCGGCAGGAGGGCATCAGCCCGGCGGCGAAGCGAACTTGAAACTGCCCGACCTGTCACAGGTCAAATTCGTGGGAGTCGATGGACACACCTTGCTGCTATTTGGCTTGATCATCTGCGTGCTCGGGCTGTTGTTCGGTCTCGTGATCTATACGCACTTGAAGAATCTGCCGGTGCACAAGGCCATGCGCGAGATCTCGGAGCTGATCTACGAGACGTGTAAGACCTACCTCATCACCCAGGGCAAGTTCATTCTGGTGCTCGAGGCTTTTATCGCCGTCATCATCGCAATGTACTTCGGGCTGCTTCTCAAGTTCGAGGCAGTGCGCGTCGTGGTCATACTTTTGTTCAGCCTCGTCGGCATCGCGGGCAGTTATGGAGTTGCGTGGTTTGGCATCCGAGTCAATACGTTCGCAAACTCGCGGACGGCTTTCGCAGGCCTGGCGGCCAAGCCTTATCCGCTTTATGCGATCCCGCTTAAAGCTGGAATGAGCATAGGCATGATGCTGATCAGCGTCGAGCTGTTCATCATGCTTTGCATCCTTCTGTTCATTCCGGGTGATTATGCCGGGCCGTGCTTCATCGGATTCGCGATCGGCGAGTCGCTCGGCGCTGCAGCGCTGCGCATCGCGGGGGGCATCTTCACGAAGATCGCCGACATCGGCTCGGACTTGATGAAGATCGAATTCAAGATCAAGGAAGACGATGCGCGCAATCCGGGGGTGATCGCTGACTGCACTGGCGACAACGCCGGCGACTCGGTTGGTCCCAGCGCGGATGGATTCGAGACCTACGGCGTGACCGGCGTCGCTCTCATCTCGTTCATCCTGCTGGCGGTGAACGAAAAAGCCGTGGGACCGAACTTTCAGGCGATTCAGGTTCAGCTTCTTGTCTGGCTGTTCGTTATGCGCGTGATGATGGTAATCGCATCGGCGCTCTCTTATTTCATCAATGAGGCGATGACCAAAGCTAAGTTCAAGAACGCTGATGTTATGAACTTCGAAATGCCGCTAACCCGGCTCGTGTGGATCACCTCGATCGTCTCGATAGCGATGACCTACGTTGTCTCGTGGATCATCATACCTGCGCTTGGCGACGGCACGCAGTGGTGGAAACTCTCGACGATTATTTCGTGCGGCACGCTTGCCGGGGCGGTGATTCCGGAGCTGGTGAAGGTTTTCACTTCGACGAATTCAGGACACGTAAAGGCGGTGGTTACCTCGTCTCGCGAAGGCGGCGCCTCACTCAACATTTTGTCTGGGTTGGTTGCCGGCAACTTTTCAGCTTACTGGCTCGGCATAAGCATCGTCGGGCTGATGGCCATCGCGTACGGCTTCAGCACTCAGGGGCTGGGCGGACTGATGGTCGCTCCGGCAGTTTTTGCTTTTGGACTCGTTGCCTTTGGATTCCTGGGGATGGGACCTGTCACCATTGCCGTGGACTCTTATGGGCCGGTGACCGACAACGCGCAATCGGTTTACGAGCTTTCGCTCATCGAGCAGGTCCCAAACATCGTCGCCGAGGTCAAGAAAGACTTCAACATGGACGTGAACTTCGAGCGCGCCAAGCATCTGCTTGAAGAGAACGACGGCGCTGGAAACACATTCAAGGCGACGGCCAAGCCGGTGCTGATCGGCACGGCCGTTGTGGGCGCGACGACGATGATCTTCTCGATCATCATGGCGCTGACGGACGGGCTGACGACCAACACTGAAAGCCTCTCGCTATTGCACGCGCCGTTCGTTCTCGGTCTGATTACCGGCGGCGCGATTATCTACTGGTTCACCGGCGCATCGATGCAGGCAGTGACGACCGGCGCTTATCGCGCGGTCGAGTACATCAAGGCAAACATCAAACTGGAAGGCGTCGAGAGGGCCTCAGTAGAGGACAGCAAGAAGGTCGTGCAGATCTGCACGCAGTACGCGCAGAAGGGGATGTTCAACATCTTCCTGACGGTGTTCTTCTCAACGCTGGCCTTCGCGTTTGTCGAACCTTTCTTCTTTATCGGCTATCTGATTTCAATCGCCATCTTCGGGCTCTATCAGGCGATTTTCATGGCGAATGCCGGCGGCGCGTGGGACAACGCCAAGAAGATCGTCGAAGTGGAGCTGAAGCAAAAGGGCACGCCTCTGCACGACGCGACGGTCGTCGGCGACACGGTGGGCGATCCGTTCAAGGACACGTCTTCAGTGGCTTTGAACCCGGTCATCAAGTTCACGACGTTGTTTGGTTTGCTAGCGGTGGAGCTGGCGGTCAAGCTCACGATCGATGCGGGTCCGATGGTCAGTCATCTTTTGGCCGGCGCGTTTTTTGTCGTGTCGATGGTCTTCGTCTGGCGCTCGTTCTACGGAATGCGCATTGGAAGCGAGTCGTGA
- a CDS encoding glycosyltransferase family 39 protein: protein MVIGVGLEEDQPSEVLDKRVFALSEAAPLVLAFTAGLICYGLFFNRGLGLSVIGYSIAPAERVMLGEVPYRDFLFNYTPGILWLNALLMKAFGATLMATRIGLLAFKLITLMTLFYVARRLTSGWAALVPVALTLTWLGHQQIFSVYPDQYLVLFALAGLICLLNYDETGRLRWLLACGVAIGVVFVFKYNVGVLLLASGALAPVLREALRGALTTRRFAALAKAIVVYLAGFAVVAGALAGYLAYNHALGAMISHFMHHASEYSETRSVTLPSPSLVLPAALASLAGILVGVVVLRWAGRFFQAYAIVALAVGSIILLAPGRAIVLNESAIASVAYFPPLIFVAVSAVAIWQLKTNNRGAATWWRNNGAIAITGLFALAVYLEVFPRADFYHLVRVLPPVFLFFFALLARCLPALRETLSNRVPSPSRAALLVVTTPLIFLLLAGVQDTWAPEFDSGFHFRDNRELTIERGRGIFVEEKQAELTEGLVRLIQANSSKDDYIFSFAQRGSALYFLAARRNPTRFLWWRSVGIGNEEREGVMTMIANRRAKLIVVQDVAANKEIQDFIGDNYVHLGTVADIAVYGLRQPL from the coding sequence ATGGTAATAGGCGTGGGACTGGAAGAAGACCAGCCGTCTGAGGTTCTCGACAAACGCGTCTTCGCGCTGAGTGAAGCGGCGCCCTTGGTGTTAGCCTTCACCGCCGGTCTTATTTGCTATGGTTTGTTCTTCAATCGCGGGCTGGGTCTTTCGGTCATCGGCTACAGCATCGCACCCGCCGAACGCGTGATGTTGGGCGAAGTGCCCTATCGCGACTTCCTCTTCAACTACACTCCCGGGATCTTATGGCTGAACGCGCTGTTGATGAAAGCGTTTGGCGCAACACTCATGGCCACCAGGATTGGATTGCTCGCGTTCAAGCTGATCACTCTGATGACGCTGTTCTACGTCGCTCGAAGACTCACCAGCGGATGGGCGGCGCTCGTACCCGTTGCGCTCACTCTGACCTGGCTCGGTCACCAGCAAATATTTAGCGTCTATCCGGATCAGTATCTGGTGCTGTTTGCGCTCGCAGGCTTGATCTGCCTGCTCAACTACGATGAAACCGGCCGGCTTCGCTGGCTTCTGGCGTGCGGAGTAGCGATCGGCGTCGTCTTCGTTTTCAAATACAATGTCGGCGTTCTCCTGCTGGCGTCGGGCGCGCTGGCGCCCGTGCTGAGAGAAGCGCTGAGAGGAGCGCTGACGACTCGTCGCTTCGCGGCGTTAGCTAAGGCAATCGTGGTTTACCTGGCAGGCTTCGCCGTAGTCGCCGGAGCACTCGCCGGATACCTTGCTTACAACCACGCGCTTGGAGCGATGATCAGCCACTTCATGCATCACGCGTCTGAATACAGCGAAACCCGCTCGGTGACTCTTCCGTCGCCGAGCCTTGTTCTGCCGGCGGCGCTGGCGTCGCTCGCAGGAATCCTTGTTGGCGTGGTCGTGCTTCGCTGGGCTGGGCGTTTCTTTCAAGCCTACGCAATCGTGGCGCTGGCGGTTGGTTCAATCATTTTGCTTGCGCCCGGCAGAGCGATTGTTCTAAACGAGTCCGCAATCGCTTCGGTAGCTTATTTCCCGCCTTTGATTTTTGTCGCGGTTTCGGCAGTGGCAATCTGGCAGTTGAAGACCAACAATCGAGGCGCAGCGACCTGGTGGCGCAACAACGGCGCGATCGCGATCACCGGGTTGTTCGCACTAGCGGTCTACCTCGAAGTCTTCCCGCGAGCTGACTTTTACCACCTGGTCCGGGTGCTGCCGCCGGTCTTCTTGTTCTTCTTCGCACTTCTCGCCCGGTGCTTGCCAGCTTTACGAGAGACGTTGAGCAACCGCGTGCCTTCGCCCAGTCGAGCTGCTTTGCTGGTTGTGACAACGCCACTCATTTTTCTGCTGCTCGCCGGAGTCCAGGATACCTGGGCGCCGGAGTTTGATTCGGGATTTCATTTTAGAGACAACCGCGAGCTGACCATTGAGCGTGGACGCGGAATCTTTGTCGAGGAGAAACAGGCTGAGTTGACCGAAGGGCTCGTGCGGCTGATCCAAGCTAACAGTTCAAAGGACGACTACATCTTCTCGTTCGCGCAGCGAGGCAGCGCCCTTTACTTTCTAGCCGCGCGTAGGAACCCGACTCGGTTCTTGTGGTGGAGATCCGTTGGGATCGGTAACGAAGAGAGGGAAGGCGTGATGACGATGATCGCCAACCGCCGCGCGAAGCTGATAGTCGTTCAAGACGTCGCCGCCAACAAGGAGATTCAAGATTTTATCGGCGATAACTACGTTCACCTCGGAACCGTGGCCGACATAGCGGTATACGGTCTGAGACAACCCCTGTGA